Proteins encoded within one genomic window of Heptranchias perlo isolate sHepPer1 chromosome 35, sHepPer1.hap1, whole genome shotgun sequence:
- the LOC137302277 gene encoding zona pellucida sperm-binding protein 3-like — protein MGKELSAFSSSLCLNSCLLDSKAEDSFSTFVLPRGERELDKLQFDLDAFRFFGDDRSLIFITCHLKVAAVDRRDSMNKACTFQNIWTPLEESTNDVCACCHRGNCGATREFRLDSRGRRDLVFGPESDAELKWEGEASLGPLVILDPYVTDVATEPLNEVEQRMQERSPGGGNHASI, from the exons atgggtaaggagctctctgctttctccagctcGTTGTGTCTCAATAG ttgcctcctggacagcaaagctgaggactccttttcaacctttgtgttgccaagaggtgaacgtgagctggacaaactccagtttgacctggatgcgttccgcttctttggagatgaccgttccttg attttcatcacctgtcacctgaaagttgctgcagtggatcggagagattccatgaacaaagcttgtactttccagaatat ctggaccccattggaagaatcGACCAATGATGTGTGTGCCTGTTGTCATCGGGGTAACTGCGGTGCCACGAGGGAATTCCGacttgattccagaggaaggagggatcttgtatTTGGACCTG agagtgatgctgaattgaagtgggagggtgaggcctcacttggacccctggtcattctggatccttATGTGACAGACGTGGCAACTGAGCCCCTTAATGaggttgagcaaaggatgcaggagaggtctccaggtg gtggaaaccacgcctccatttaa